One segment of Alnus glutinosa chromosome 2, dhAlnGlut1.1, whole genome shotgun sequence DNA contains the following:
- the LOC133861464 gene encoding peptide chain release factor PrfB1, chloroplastic-like has translation MVLFATPESQLSVGVDADAREWVMQDQTAISCKLCSKTALVLLADFYALRRDVETASEHVKEIRASAGLQQLEQELADLELL, from the exons atgg TTTTATTTGCGACACCAGAGAGCCAATTGAGTGTTGGGGTTGATGCTGATGCAAGAGAATGGGTAATGCAAG ATCAAACAGCAATCTCATGTAAATTATGCTCCAAGACTGCTCTTGTATTGCTGGCAGATTTTTATGCCTTGAGGAGGGATGTAGAGACTGCTTCAGAACATGTTAAAGAGATTAGAGCTTCTGCTGGTCTGCAGCAATTAGAACAAGAACTTGCAGATTTGGAGTTGCTTTAA